Proteins co-encoded in one Campylobacter ornithocola genomic window:
- a CDS encoding zinc ribbon domain-containing protein, translated as MNKYLEQLITLSQIDKELDGFTNKVEDATKDLKEKRNLLDKTEEEIAGFEKDIKDIENQKIQNSNHIAEFGVKIKEIAKKSAAVKTEKEANALKIEEDIAKEQLDAANEEIERLDKILENKEKFIQELQAKRTELENEVDQIDAQTKAVLVDIEKDRLQIYDKKVKLMSETNQKVLTFYEKIRKWAGNSAVVPVKKHACYGCFMRIYDKTYLAVLKGDEIITCPHCGRILYKEREENQN; from the coding sequence ATGAATAAATACCTAGAACAACTTATAACTTTATCACAAATTGATAAAGAACTTGATGGTTTCACAAATAAAGTAGAAGATGCTACAAAAGATTTAAAAGAAAAGCGTAATTTGCTTGATAAAACTGAAGAGGAAATTGCAGGCTTTGAGAAAGATATCAAAGATATAGAAAATCAAAAAATTCAAAACAGTAACCATATTGCAGAATTTGGTGTGAAAATCAAAGAAATAGCTAAAAAAAGTGCTGCAGTAAAAACTGAAAAAGAAGCAAATGCTTTAAAAATTGAAGAGGACATAGCTAAAGAACAACTTGATGCAGCAAATGAAGAAATAGAAAGATTAGATAAAATTTTAGAAAATAAAGAAAAATTTATACAAGAATTGCAAGCTAAAAGAACTGAACTTGAAAATGAAGTGGATCAAATTGACGCACAAACCAAAGCTGTATTGGTGGATATTGAAAAAGATAGATTGCAAATTTATGATAAAAAAGTAAAGCTAATGAGTGAAACAAATCAAAAAGTTTTAACTTTTTATGAAAAAATTAGAAAATGGGCGGGAAATAGTGCTGTGGTTCCTGTTAAAAAACATGCTTGTTATGGCTGTTTTATGAGAATTTATGATAAAACTTATTTAGCGGTTTTAAAAGGCGATGAAATCATAACTTGTCCACATTGTGGAAGAATTTTATATAAAGAAAGAGAAGAAAATCAAAATTGA
- a CDS encoding Nif3-like dinuclear metal center hexameric protein, with amino-acid sequence MIIKEIYDYLDTISPFSTQSSWDNSGLLLGSFDQEVNKIYLALDVDMHLIENASENSLFIVHHPLIFKGLKKLSGVFYPQNLLTKMIQKNIALIAMHTNFDLSHLNAYFTSEILGFKIKEQNEFLIYCDVDFQLDILVNHVKKCLKLDYIRVVNAHQEKIKTLAICTGSGGDLISSVKADCFLSGDFKYHQALEGYHNKLSLIDMGHYESESCFSEILAKDLQKFHLEVIISVSKNPFQYF; translated from the coding sequence ATGATAATTAAAGAAATTTATGATTATTTAGATACTATTAGTCCATTTAGCACGCAAAGTTCATGGGATAATAGTGGCTTATTGCTTGGATCTTTTGATCAAGAAGTGAATAAAATTTATCTTGCTCTTGATGTAGATATGCATTTAATCGAAAATGCAAGTGAAAATTCGCTATTTATAGTTCATCATCCTTTGATTTTTAAAGGTTTAAAAAAATTAAGTGGTGTATTTTATCCACAAAACCTTCTTACTAAAATGATACAAAAAAATATAGCTTTAATTGCTATGCATACAAATTTTGACTTAAGCCATTTAAATGCTTATTTTACTAGTGAAATTTTGGGTTTTAAAATTAAAGAGCAAAATGAGTTTTTAATTTATTGTGATGTGGATTTTCAATTAGATATATTAGTCAATCATGTTAAAAAATGCCTAAAACTTGATTATATTAGGGTTGTTAATGCTCATCAGGAAAAGATAAAAACTTTAGCAATTTGTACAGGTAGCGGAGGAGATTTGATCTCTAGTGTTAAAGCAGATTGTTTTTTAAGTGGAGATTTTAAATATCATCAAGCCTTGGAAGGCTATCACAACAAACTTAGTTTGATTGATATGGGACACTATGAAAGCGAATCTTGTTTTAGTGAAATTTTAGCAAAAGATTTGCAAAAATTTCATTTAGAAGTTATAATATCAGTTTCAAAAAATCCATTTCAATATTTTTAA
- the glyQ gene encoding glycine--tRNA ligase subunit alpha, with product MTFSQMILNLQEFWQKQGCAIMQPYDFPAGAGTFHPATFLRSLGKKPWATAYVAPSRRPTDGRYGENPNRLGAYYQFQVLIKPSPDNIQELYLKSLENLGFDLKSHDIRFVEDNWESPSLGAWGLGWEVWLDGMEVTQFTYFQQVGGISVDLVSAEITYGLERLAMYLQDVDNVYDIVWNEFNGKKITYKDVHKQGEFEFSKYNFEVSDVKTLNIQFENAYNECKNALEAKLALPAYDYCMLAAHTFNLLDARGAISVTQRQDFMLKIRELSKNCALVYKESLDDN from the coding sequence ATGACCTTTTCTCAAATGATATTAAATTTACAAGAGTTTTGGCAAAAACAAGGTTGCGCTATTATGCAACCTTATGATTTTCCAGCAGGTGCAGGGACTTTTCATCCAGCAACCTTTTTAAGAAGTTTAGGTAAAAAGCCATGGGCAACCGCTTATGTAGCACCAAGTAGAAGACCAACCGACGGAAGATATGGCGAAAACCCTAATAGATTGGGAGCTTATTATCAATTTCAAGTTTTAATCAAACCAAGTCCTGATAATATCCAAGAATTATATTTAAAAAGTTTAGAAAATTTAGGGTTTGATTTAAAATCGCATGATATTCGTTTTGTTGAAGATAATTGGGAAAGCCCAAGTTTAGGTGCTTGGGGTTTGGGTTGGGAAGTTTGGCTTGATGGTATGGAGGTAACACAATTTACCTACTTTCAGCAAGTTGGTGGTATAAGCGTAGATTTAGTGAGTGCTGAAATCACCTATGGCTTAGAAAGACTTGCAATGTATTTGCAAGATGTAGATAATGTATATGATATTGTTTGGAATGAATTTAATGGTAAAAAAATTACCTATAAAGATGTTCACAAACAAGGTGAGTTTGAGTTTAGTAAATATAATTTTGAAGTAAGTGATGTGAAAACTTTAAATATACAATTTGAAAATGCTTACAATGAATGTAAAAATGCCCTAGAAGCAAAACTTGCTTTGCCTGCTTATGATTATTGTATGTTAGCAGCACATACTTTTAACTTACTTGATGCAAGAGGAGCTATTTCGGTAACCCAAAGACAAGATTTTATGCTTAAAATTAGAGAATTATCTAAAAACTGCGCCTTGGTTTATAAAGAAAGTTTAGATGATAATTAA
- a CDS encoding DUF3972 domain-containing protein: MQTYLELKEFCQLVHLSEDVVKGMMANGALNFKEEENKIYIEANQGTFSVVPMSSKQPAMVNSMTLAGESFVEKTIGTILNLHEKVLDAKDETLEALKGENKFLKDALYSMQELYDEDRKTIENLNEQLKYARNEVEFLKRKYKMMWNKTVELYANSPEKPEEIKEEK; the protein is encoded by the coding sequence ATGCAAACTTACTTGGAATTAAAAGAATTTTGTCAATTAGTACATTTATCTGAAGATGTTGTAAAAGGAATGATGGCAAATGGCGCTTTAAATTTCAAAGAAGAAGAGAATAAAATTTATATAGAGGCTAATCAAGGTACTTTTAGCGTAGTGCCTATGAGTTCAAAACAACCTGCTATGGTAAATTCTATGACATTAGCAGGAGAGAGTTTTGTAGAAAAAACAATAGGAACTATTTTAAATTTACATGAAAAAGTGCTTGATGCTAAGGATGAAACTTTAGAGGCTTTAAAGGGTGAAAATAAATTTTTAAAAGATGCTCTTTATTCTATGCAGGAACTTTATGATGAGGATAGAAAGACAATAGAAAATCTTAATGAACAGCTTAAATATGCTCGTAATGAAGTAGAATTTCTAAAAAGAAAATATAAAATGATGTGGAATAAAACAGTAGAATTGTATGCAAATTCACCTGAAAAGCCAGAAGAAATAAAGGAAGAAAAATGA
- the purE gene encoding 5-(carboxyamino)imidazole ribonucleotide mutase gives MKFVSVLMGSKSDYDVVKEALKIFEKFDVKYEVLITSAHRSPQRTQEYIKNAEDKGAKVFIAAAGMAAHLAGVVAAHTTKPVLGIPMPGSNLASMDSLFSTVQMPSGIPVATVAIGKAGAINAAYLAVQILAIEDEVLTQKLLEDRKKQQEKLIQDSSMIEVFL, from the coding sequence ATGAAATTTGTTTCTGTGTTGATGGGAAGTAAGAGTGATTATGATGTAGTAAAAGAAGCTTTAAAGATTTTTGAAAAATTTGATGTTAAATATGAAGTATTAATTACTTCGGCACATAGAAGTCCTCAAAGAACTCAAGAATATATTAAAAATGCCGAAGATAAAGGCGCTAAAGTGTTTATAGCAGCAGCTGGTATGGCAGCACATCTAGCAGGAGTTGTTGCTGCACATACTACTAAACCTGTTTTAGGTATACCTATGCCAGGGAGTAATTTAGCTAGTATGGACTCTTTGTTTTCTACTGTTCAAATGCCAAGTGGAATTCCTGTAGCAACAGTAGCTATAGGTAAAGCAGGGGCTATTAATGCGGCTTATTTAGCTGTACAAATTTTGGCTATAGAAGATGAAGTTTTAACGCAAAAATTACTAGAAGATAGAAAAAAACAACAAGAAAAACTTATTCAAGATTCTAGTATGATAGAAGTTTTTCTTTAA
- a CDS encoding peptidase U32 family protein, with translation MIIPEIVAPAGNFVKLKIALAYGADAIYAGVSNFSLRARTARDFNYETFKEAIDYTHAREKKIYVTINGFHFSSQIEGLKRHILKLKEMKPDAFIVASVGAMRLVRELAPEINLHVSTQANILNYLDAQVYKDMGAKRVVVARELGLKDAKDLKNNCDIELESFVHGSMCFAYSGRCLISSVQSGRMSNRGSCANDCRFNYELYAKNPETNTLFRLEEDENGTHVFNSKDLNLSSYIQKIMQENCIHAFKIEGRTKSEYYVALTARTYKMAVEDVLQNTFDAAKYEKEIYTLKHRGFTDGYLVSRAYEKTDSINHKTSIEEGTHQVHAMSEDGEYFKCKGKIELNKEYEILAPMDTDIELGENKLGLIYENDGKKFMVFKQLLAKNNKEFSEIHSGNENEITLPFKLPEFSFLRRSVE, from the coding sequence ATGATTATTCCTGAAATAGTAGCTCCTGCGGGTAATTTTGTAAAATTAAAAATAGCATTAGCATATGGAGCTGATGCTATTTATGCAGGAGTGAGTAATTTTTCACTAAGAGCAAGAACTGCTAGAGATTTTAATTATGAAACTTTTAAAGAAGCTATTGACTATACTCATGCAAGAGAAAAAAAAATTTATGTAACTATCAATGGTTTTCATTTTAGTTCACAAATTGAAGGTTTAAAAAGACATATTTTAAAATTAAAAGAAATGAAACCTGATGCTTTTATAGTAGCTTCTGTGGGTGCTATGCGCTTAGTTAGAGAACTTGCACCTGAAATTAATCTTCATGTATCTACTCAGGCTAATATTTTAAATTATTTAGATGCGCAAGTTTATAAAGATATGGGTGCAAAACGTGTTGTTGTAGCAAGAGAGCTTGGTTTAAAAGATGCAAAAGATTTAAAAAATAATTGTGATATAGAACTTGAAAGTTTTGTACATGGTTCTATGTGTTTTGCATATTCTGGTAGATGCTTAATTTCTTCAGTGCAAAGTGGACGCATGAGTAATCGTGGATCATGTGCGAATGATTGTAGATTTAATTATGAGCTTTATGCAAAAAATCCAGAAACAAATACGCTTTTTAGATTAGAAGAAGATGAAAATGGCACACATGTGTTTAATTCTAAAGATTTAAATTTAAGTTCATATATTCAAAAAATTATGCAAGAAAATTGTATACATGCTTTCAAAATAGAAGGAAGAACAAAAAGTGAGTACTATGTAGCTTTGACTGCAAGAACTTATAAAATGGCAGTGGAAGATGTGTTGCAAAATACTTTTGATGCGGCTAAATATGAAAAAGAAATTTACACTTTAAAACACAGAGGTTTTACAGATGGATATTTAGTTTCAAGAGCTTATGAAAAAACAGATTCTATTAATCATAAGACAAGCATAGAAGAAGGAACTCATCAAGTGCATGCAATGAGTGAAGATGGTGAGTATTTTAAATGTAAAGGTAAAATAGAATTAAATAAAGAATATGAAATTTTGGCTCCAATGGATACTGATATAGAATTAGGGGAAAATAAACTAGGTTTGATTTATGAAAACGATGGTAAGAAATTTATGGTATTTAAACAATTATTAGCTAAAAATAATAAAGAATTTAGTGAAATACACAGTGGTAATGAAAATGAAATTACTTTGCCATTTAAACTTCCAGAATTTAGTTTTTTAAGAAGGAGTGTTGAATGA
- a CDS encoding chemotaxis protein — MTQEELDALMNSTEDLDLDSVEENTEMKSETDYEDEEKNQQIVNDMINGDYKARADMAWPPPPPSKEHKVVHQLDDVTRDSEIKATEMMEKLEAINDFFANSENELCVISDALNKNIEIFEKLNTRFPNVVSFKEAIETNNNAKNIIDEITGCLQTGQDEVMMAMDAMQYQDIHRQKIERVINVMRALSRYMSSLFEGKIDDEKRVGSAVHIQGDSTTDVVSNDDIEALIASLGKK; from the coding sequence ATGACTCAAGAAGAATTAGATGCTTTAATGAATAGCACTGAAGACCTAGATCTTGATTCTGTAGAGGAAAATACAGAAATGAAATCTGAAACAGATTATGAAGACGAGGAAAAAAATCAGCAAATCGTAAATGATATGATTAACGGTGATTATAAAGCAAGAGCAGATATGGCTTGGCCACCACCACCACCTAGTAAAGAGCATAAAGTTGTACACCAACTTGATGATGTTACAAGAGATAGTGAAATTAAAGCTACCGAAATGATGGAAAAGTTAGAAGCTATTAATGATTTTTTTGCAAATTCGGAAAATGAGCTTTGTGTAATTAGTGATGCTTTAAATAAAAATATAGAAATTTTTGAAAAACTGAATACAAGATTTCCTAATGTGGTAAGTTTTAAAGAAGCTATTGAAACAAATAATAATGCTAAAAATATCATAGATGAAATTACAGGTTGTTTGCAAACAGGACAAGATGAGGTTATGATGGCAATGGATGCTATGCAATATCAAGATATTCATCGTCAAAAAATTGAGCGTGTTATTAATGTTATGAGAGCTTTAAGTAGATATATGAGTAGTTTATTTGAAGGTAAAATTGATGATGAAAAGCGTGTTGGATCGGCTGTTCATATTCAAGGAGATTCTACTACTGATGTTGTAAGTAATGATGATATCGAGGCTTTAATTGCTAGTTTAGGAAAAAAATGA
- the glnA gene encoding type I glutamate--ammonia ligase, which translates to MGKFVNNIDEFFSYCQEHEVIFVDFRFTDMIGTWHHITYNIKAIDDKTFENGIPFDASSLHGWQPIEKSDMILKPDVESAFLDPFTADPTIIVICDVYDIYKEQMYEKCPRSIAKKAMQYLGTSNIADTAYFGPENEFFIFDNVKIVDSSHCAKYEVDTEEGEWNDNKDFADSYNSGHRPRNKGGYFPVSPIDSSVDIRAEMVQVLERVGLKTFVHHHEVAQGQAEIGVEFGNLVEAADNVQIYKYVVKMVAHLNGKTATFMPKPLYGDNGSGMHVHMSLWKDGVNLFYNKEGYGKLSECAINYIGGILANARSVAAFTNPSSNSYKRIVPGFEAPCILTYSCQNRSASCRVPYGINEKSARVEIRFPDSTSNPYLAFASLLMAGLDGIKNKTIPVGPMDENLFALTLDEIREKGIEQLPHTLRGSLEALIRKNAFLKPVMSDVFIDDYQHMKFETQVWPVEARPTAYEFKTCYSC; encoded by the coding sequence ATGGGTAAATTTGTAAATAATATTGATGAGTTTTTCAGCTATTGCCAAGAGCATGAAGTGATATTTGTTGATTTTAGATTTACTGATATGATAGGCACTTGGCATCATATTACTTACAATATAAAAGCAATTGATGATAAAACATTTGAAAATGGAATTCCTTTTGATGCAAGCTCTTTACACGGTTGGCAACCTATAGAAAAATCAGATATGATTTTAAAACCTGATGTTGAAAGTGCATTTTTAGATCCTTTTACAGCTGATCCCACTATTATAGTAATTTGCGATGTATACGATATTTACAAAGAGCAAATGTACGAAAAATGTCCAAGAAGTATTGCAAAAAAAGCTATGCAATACTTAGGTACAAGCAATATCGCTGACACAGCTTATTTTGGACCTGAAAATGAGTTTTTTATTTTTGATAATGTAAAAATAGTTGATTCTTCTCATTGTGCAAAGTATGAAGTTGATACCGAAGAAGGTGAATGGAATGATAATAAAGATTTTGCAGATAGCTATAATAGCGGACATCGTCCAAGAAATAAAGGTGGATATTTTCCGGTAAGCCCTATTGATTCTAGTGTGGACATTAGAGCTGAAATGGTGCAAGTCCTAGAAAGAGTTGGTTTAAAAACTTTTGTGCATCATCATGAAGTAGCACAAGGTCAAGCTGAAATTGGTGTAGAATTTGGAAATTTAGTGGAAGCTGCTGATAATGTGCAAATTTATAAATATGTAGTAAAAATGGTAGCACACTTAAATGGAAAAACAGCAACCTTTATGCCAAAACCACTCTATGGAGACAATGGAAGCGGTATGCATGTACATATGAGTCTTTGGAAAGATGGGGTTAATTTATTTTATAATAAAGAAGGCTATGGAAAGCTAAGTGAATGTGCGATTAATTATATCGGTGGAATTTTGGCTAATGCAAGAAGCGTTGCAGCATTTACTAATCCTAGTTCAAATTCTTATAAAAGAATAGTTCCAGGGTTTGAAGCTCCTTGTATATTAACTTATTCTTGTCAAAATCGTTCTGCAAGTTGTCGCGTACCTTATGGTATTAATGAAAAAAGTGCAAGAGTTGAAATAAGATTCCCTGATAGCACTTCTAATCCATATTTAGCTTTTGCAAGCTTGCTAATGGCAGGACTTGATGGTATAAAAAACAAAACCATACCAGTTGGCCCTATGGATGAAAATTTATTTGCTTTGACTTTAGATGAGATTAGAGAAAAAGGCATAGAACAATTGCCTCATACTTTAAGGGGATCCTTAGAAGCACTTATTAGAAAAAATGCTTTTTTAAAGCCTGTTATGAGTGATGTGTTTATTGATGATTATCAACATATGAAATTTGAAACTCAAGTATGGCCTGTAGAAGCTAGACCAACTGCATATGAGTTTAAAACTTGTTATTCTTGCTAA